The following are from one region of the Thiocapsa rosea genome:
- a CDS encoding glycosyltransferase family 9 protein yields the protein MKILIVRLSAIGDIVFASPLIAALRRAHPQAHIAWLVQPEYRSLLDRHPDLDEVIVCPLRHWRRLWRERRLRELMSGIAALRTTLRERRFDLAIDLQGLLKSGALTRLSGARERIGLGSREGSQWLMTRTVQRGGDPRRIGSEYLYLAQTLGLPADDFAMAVYYGEAEADFAERVIAEHDLSDGYAVLCPFTTRPQKHWIEERWAPLAARIQADLGLTPVLLGGPADREAATRIADAADTPLVDLTGRTSLIEAAALIERASLLIGVDTGLGHMGIAFATPSLLLFGSTCPYRDTTRGNARVLYHRLDCSPCKRRPTCDGAFTCMRLITVEEILDAARGVLGAAP from the coding sequence ATGAAGATCCTCATCGTCAGGCTCTCCGCGATCGGCGACATCGTCTTCGCCTCGCCCCTGATCGCGGCCCTGCGACGCGCCCATCCGCAGGCGCACATCGCCTGGCTGGTACAGCCCGAGTATCGCTCGCTGCTGGACCGACACCCGGATCTGGACGAGGTCATCGTCTGTCCGCTCCGTCACTGGCGACGCCTGTGGCGCGAGCGGCGTCTGCGCGAGCTGATGTCTGGGATTGCGGCGCTGCGGACGACTCTGCGCGAGCGTCGCTTCGACCTCGCCATCGATCTGCAGGGATTGCTGAAAAGCGGCGCCTTGACCCGGCTCTCGGGTGCTCGCGAGCGGATCGGTCTGGGCTCGCGCGAGGGCAGCCAATGGCTGATGACCCGCACCGTTCAGCGCGGCGGAGATCCCCGGCGTATCGGCTCGGAGTATCTCTATCTGGCACAGACCTTGGGTCTGCCGGCGGATGACTTCGCGATGGCCGTGTATTACGGCGAGGCGGAGGCGGACTTCGCAGAGCGGGTCATCGCCGAGCATGATCTGAGCGACGGCTATGCGGTGCTCTGCCCCTTCACGACGCGTCCGCAAAAACACTGGATCGAGGAGCGTTGGGCACCGCTGGCGGCGCGCATCCAGGCGGATCTCGGCCTGACGCCGGTCCTGCTCGGCGGTCCGGCGGACCGCGAGGCGGCGACACGGATCGCCGATGCCGCCGACACCCCCTTGGTCGACCTAACGGGCCGCACCAGCCTCATCGAGGCCGCGGCCCTGATCGAGCGCGCCTCGCTCCTGATCGGTGTGGATACCGGTCTGGGCCATATGGGCATCGCCTTCGCCACACCGAGCCTGCTCCTCTTCGGCTCGACCTGTCCTTATCGCGACACCACGCGCGGAAACGCCCGGGTGCTGTATCACAGGCTCGATTGCTCGCCCTGCAAACGGCGCCCGACCTGCGACGGTGCCTTCACCTGCATGCGCCTGATCACGGTCGAGGAGATCCTGGACGCAGCCCGCGGCGTGCTCGGGGCTGCGCCGTGA
- a CDS encoding O-antigen ligase family protein has protein sequence MPETPRLMPSIVPTDGWSRAGLVGLYVFAFFGLLGITPATVGLVLLTLAFLIRFDAWRRLARDPVALTALAFGLYVAVHSAIAYVLQPTPALAQAVVENGSDWLKLLLFIPLAYWVAGRPDRVRLVLLLGLAGFTLATFRKIDWASLDAAFFSTRFESYLPAIAFGMFAGLGALGLLATRRAFWAVRDRPWQRWLAITLWAVWLLILLEGLLLSQSRGSWLGFLGGLTVLMLLEWRARQVTTATPTRRRWAAILLVVAVLGVILSTQYQTIGMRLTDQTETLQQVMSGDVTEVTSDPVGLRVNALLFTVEKWRERPWFGWGAGTSREWIATSGRTDTLLDNVNWLPHLHNAYAETLFQFGSIGLLLAVALVWALVRATGDECRAGRLPADLCRLFLMTLVFVLIWNLFNYRVVRSDWMVFWILLAGSAYSFRLARLTEPPGDGRG, from the coding sequence TTGCCCGAGACGCCCCGCCTTATGCCGAGCATCGTGCCCACCGACGGTTGGTCACGCGCCGGTCTCGTCGGACTCTATGTCTTTGCCTTCTTCGGGCTGCTCGGGATCACGCCGGCCACCGTCGGTCTGGTCCTGCTGACGCTCGCCTTCCTGATCCGATTCGACGCCTGGCGGCGGCTCGCACGGGATCCGGTCGCCCTGACGGCCCTGGCCTTCGGCCTCTATGTCGCCGTGCACAGCGCCATTGCCTATGTCCTACAGCCGACCCCGGCGCTCGCACAAGCGGTTGTCGAGAACGGATCGGACTGGCTGAAGCTGCTGCTCTTCATCCCGCTCGCCTACTGGGTCGCAGGACGCCCGGACCGGGTGCGTCTGGTCCTGCTGCTCGGGCTCGCGGGCTTCACCCTCGCGACCTTTCGCAAGATCGACTGGGCGAGCCTCGACGCCGCCTTCTTCTCGACTCGGTTCGAGTCCTACCTGCCGGCGATCGCATTCGGGATGTTCGCCGGGCTCGGCGCACTTGGGCTCCTCGCGACGCGGCGCGCCTTCTGGGCGGTGCGGGATCGGCCCTGGCAGCGTTGGCTCGCGATCACGCTCTGGGCCGTCTGGCTGCTGATCCTGTTGGAGGGCCTGCTCCTGTCGCAGTCGCGCGGCTCCTGGCTCGGCTTTCTCGGCGGTCTGACGGTCTTGATGCTGCTGGAATGGCGGGCGCGACAGGTGACGACGGCAACACCGACACGCCGACGTTGGGCGGCGATCCTGCTGGTCGTCGCCGTCCTCGGGGTCATCCTGTCGACCCAGTATCAGACCATCGGGATGCGGCTTACGGACCAGACCGAAACCTTGCAACAGGTGATGAGCGGCGATGTGACCGAGGTGACCTCCGATCCGGTCGGCCTGCGCGTGAACGCCCTGCTCTTCACCGTTGAGAAATGGCGCGAACGCCCTTGGTTCGGCTGGGGTGCGGGCACCAGCCGCGAGTGGATCGCAACAAGCGGGCGCACGGACACCCTCCTGGACAACGTCAATTGGCTGCCGCATCTGCACAACGCCTATGCCGAGACCTTGTTTCAATTCGGCTCAATCGGTCTGCTGCTGGCGGTGGCGCTGGTCTGGGCGCTGGTGCGTGCGACCGGCGACGAATGTCGCGCCGGACGCCTCCCCGCCGACCTCTGCCGACTTTTCCTGATGACGCTCGTGTTCGTGCTCATCTGGAATCTGTTCAACTATCGCGTGGTGCGCAGCGACTGGATGGTCTTCTGGATCCTGCTCGCAGGGTCCGCCTACAGCTTCCGTCTCGCGCGGCTGACGGAGCCGCCGGGAGACGGCCGCGGATGA